One region of Carya illinoinensis cultivar Pawnee chromosome 8, C.illinoinensisPawnee_v1, whole genome shotgun sequence genomic DNA includes:
- the LOC122319233 gene encoding stachyose synthase-like, translating into MAPPNDPVNSISSVHRVGKWEKYFSLSNSKFCVKGVPLLNDVPNNVSFSPFCSIYQSSDAPIPLLQRVLPLSHKGGFLGFYKDEPCDRFMNSLGRFDGRDFLSIFRFKTWWSTMWVGNSGSDLQMETQWVLLDVPEIRSYVIIIPIIEGSFRSALRPGSGGQLMICAESGSTKVKASSFDAIAYVHASDNPYTLMKEAYSVLRVHLNTFRLLEEKTAPNIVDKFGWCTWDAFYLTVEPVGVWHGLNDFVKGGVSPRFLIIDDGWQSISVDGEKPDEDAKNLVLGGTQMTARLHRLDECEKFRKYRGGSMLGPDAPSFDPKRPKMLISKAIELEHAEKARDKAIQSGIADLSEYEEKIRKFRQDLDAMFGSEDSNSSIQGCGSCSCTTEKYGMKAFTRDLRTKFKGLDDIYVWHALCGAWGGVRPGATHLNSKIIPCKVSPGLDGTMDDLAVVKIVEGGIGLVHPDQAEDFYNSMHSYLAEVGITGVKVDVIHTLEYISDENGGRVELANAYYKGLSSSLSKNFKGNGLISSMQQCNDFFFLGTNQISMGRVGDDFWFQDPNGDPMGVYWLQGVHMIHCAYNSMWMGQIIQPDWDMFQSDHLCAKFHAGSRAICGGPVYVSDSVGGHNFDLIMKLVHPDGTIPRCQHFALPTRDCLFKNPLFDQKTILKIWNFNRYGGVIGAFNCQGAGWDPKERRIKGFSQCYKPMSGSVHVHDIEWDQKIEAAELGKAEEYVVYLDQAEEMHLMTPESDAIQVTIQPSTFELFSFVPVEKLSHTLSFAPIGLTNMFNSGGTIQELEYVKTVVEKNAKIKVKGIGNFLAYSSEPPNKCYLNGAEVAYEWVASGKLTLNLAWVEEAAGISDVVFVFTN; encoded by the exons ATGGCACCCCCCAACGATCCCGTTAATTCAATCTCTAGCGTCCACCGAGTGGGAAAATGGGAGAAATACTTCAGCTTGTCTAATAGCAAGTTTTGTGTCAAAGGTGTGCCTTTGCTCAATGATGTCCCTAATAATGTCTCTTTTAGTCCCTTCTGTTCAATCTACCAATCCTCTGATGCTCCAATTCCCCTGCTCCAGCGTGTGCTTCCCCTTTCTCACAAGGGTGGATTTCTCGGATTCTACAAGGATGAGCCATGTGACAGGTTCATGAACTCCTTGGGTAGGTTTGATGGCAGAGATTTTCTAAGCATCTTTAGGTTCAAAACATGGTGGTCTACCATGTGGGTGGGGAATTCTGGGTCGGATTTACAAATGGAGACACAATGGGTGCTCTTAGACGTCCCTGAAATTAGGTCTTATGTTATTATCATACCCATTattgaaggcagttttaggtcAGCTCTTCGTCCTGGCTCTGGTGGGCAACTCATGATTTGTGCTGAGAGTGGTTCTACCAAAGTGAAAGCATCAAGTTTTGATGCAATTGCTTATGTTCATGCCTCTGATAATCCCTACACCTTGATGAAAGAGGCCTATAGTGTTCTTAGAGTCCATCTCAATACCTTTAGGCTCTTGGAAGAGAAAACAGCCCCAAATATTGTTGACAAGTTTGGCTGGTGCACTTGGGATGCCTTCTACTTAACCGTAGAACCTGTTGGCGTATGGCATGGATTGAATGATTTTGTCAAGGGTGGTGTCTCACCGCGGTTTCTTATCATTGATGATGGTTGGCAAAGCATCAGTGTAGATGGTGAGAAACCAGATGAAGATGCAAAAAATCTTGTTCTTGGTGGGACTCAAATGACTGCCAGGCTTCACCGGCTTGATGAATGCGAGAAGTTCAGAAAATATAGAGGTGGTTCCATGTTGGGTCCTGATGCTCCTTCATTCGATCCAAAGAGGCCAAAGATGCTGATCTCCAAGGCAATTGAGCTTGAGCATGCCGAGAAGGCTCGTGACAAGGCCATCCAATCCGGAATCGCTGACTTGTcagaatatgaagaaaaaatccGAAAGTTCAGACAAGACTTGGATGCAATGTTTGGGAGTGAAGATAGCAATAGTTCCATCCAAGGCTGTGGGAGCTGTTCTTGTACAACTGAGAAATATGGGATGAAGGCGTTCACAAGGGACTTGAGGACAAAGTTCAAAGGTTTGGatgatatatatgtatggcACGCTCTTTGTGGTGCCTGGGGTGGTGTTAGGCCTGGTGCAACCCATCTTAATTCCAAGATTATTCCCTGCAAAGTGTCTCCTGGCCTTGATGGGACAATGGACGATCTTGCCGTGGTTAAAATCGTAGAAGGTGGGATAGGGCTTGTTCATCCTGATCAAGCTGAGGACTTTTACAACTCCATGCACTCCTACCTTGCTGAAGTCGGTATTACAGGAGTAAAAGTTGAtgtaattcat ACTCTCGAGTATATATCCGATGAAAATGGAGGCCGGGTGGAACTTGCAAATGCATATTACAAGGGGCTGTCAAGTTCTCTGTCCAAGAACTTCAAAGGAAATGGACTCATCTCAAGTATGCAGCAATGCAATGACTTTTTCTTCCTCGGGACAAATCAAATTTCTATGGGAAGAGTTG GTGATGATTTCTGGTTCCAAGACCCTAATGGAGATCCAATGGGAGTATATTGGCTGCAAGGGGTACATATGATTCACTGTGCCTATAACAGCATGTGGATGGGGCAGATCATACAACCTGATTGGGATATGTTCCAGTCAGACCATCTGTGTGCCAAATTCCATGCAGGCTCAAGGGCCATCTGCGGTGGTCCAGTCTATGTGAGTGATTCTGTGGGTGGCCACAATTTTGATCTCATCATGAAGCTTGTCCACCCTGATGGTACCATTCCTAGGTGCCAGCATTTTGCTCTCCCAACAAGAGACTGCCTCTTCAAGAACCCTTTATTTGACCAAAAGACCATTCTCAAAATTTGGAACTTCAACAGG TATGGAGGTGTGATTGGAGCATTTAACTGCCAAGGGGCTGGTTGGGACCCCAAGGAGCGAAGGATCAAGGGCTTCTCTCAGTGCTACAAACCAATGTCTGGTTCAGTGCATGTCCATGACATCGAATGGGACCAGAAAATAGAAGCAGCTGAATTAGGAAAGGCTGAAGAGTATGTAGTCTACCTCGATCAGGCAGAAGAAATGCACTTAATGACCCCGGAATCTGATGCAATTCAAGTCACCATCCAACCATCTACATTTGAACTATTCAGCTTTGTTCCAGTTGAGAAACTCAGCCACACCCTCAGTTTCGCACCAATTGGACTAACAAACATGTTCAACAGTGGAGGTACCATTCAAGAATTGGAGTATGTCAAGACTGTGGTTGAGAAGAATGCTAAGATTAAAGTCAAGGGTATTGGGAATTTCTTAGCCTACTCGAGTGAGCCTCCAAATAAATGCTACCTGAATGGTGCTGAGGTAGCTTATGAGTGGGTGGCTTCTGGCAAACTCACCTTGAATCTTGCTTGGGTTGAAGAGGCTGCTGGCATTTCTGATGTTGTTTTTGTCTTTACAAActaa